In Corynebacterium aquilae DSM 44791, the genomic stretch GAGGATTCACCCTCCACATCGGCGACACCGTCACCCTCGGCGGAACCACCGCCACCGTCGCCGCCGCCGGCGACGACGATGATTACTTTGACGAAGCCACCGCCAACGATGACTTCGACCCCGAAAAGTGGAAGAACCTTTAGGAAAAACAATGCCCGCATTTCACGCTGAGGGCGGCATGCCCTACTGGATCGACCTGCTCACCAACGATGTGGCCGCCGCCTCCGACTTCTACGCCAACATCCTCGGCTGGGAGACTGAACAAACCGCCGAAGGCTACCGGCTGGCCCGCGCCCAAGGCCTGCCCGTCGCCGGTTTCATCACCCAACCCGACGACGCTCCCACCGGCGCCACCTGGATCACCCACTTCCTCGTCGACGACATCCACGCCGCCTGCGACAAAGCCCGCGAACTTGGCGGCACCGTCACCA encodes the following:
- a CDS encoding RNA-binding S4 domain-containing protein; its protein translation is MEFDVTIRDESIKLGQFLKLANLVETGGEAKEVLAGGQVQVNGAEETRRGFTLHIGDTVTLGGTTATVAAAGDDDDYFDEATANDDFDPEKWKNL